A genomic window from Caldicellulosiruptor kronotskyensis 2002 includes:
- a CDS encoding RNA-guided endonuclease InsQ/TnpB family protein: MTKVEKIKQTRQQTKERRKNQIPVMYQLKINLNSASEETKEKLFKLFLEAKWLYNYIVADIENRLDSNAEKLKEVEIKVGENFEKRKIENLSSQMKQALRERIKQNLYSLHVQKENGYRTGKLQFKHCVNSIPLKQYGNTFKFGNQQKTIVKIQGIKKPLRVLGGHQIPEDSEIAKAELVRRPSGIYLFVTCYIDRDKHTKVWEQRKNKKGVVKPRVWQIFDVAAGIDFKPTGLVLSNRLKLEWRIKETKRLKELQKQLARQQKGSKRWYKTKEKIAREYEKLTNIKYDIINKTCSFLYRYRKICFQEDNIKSWKDGYFSKSVHYSAVGTIKRRLSDSLRVSTAVVKSNVPTTKTCSSCGSQQKISLSDRIFRCAVCGLEIDRDLNATINMLKEVGLDRSELKPVEWETAARIFRGNPYILVSHTT, encoded by the coding sequence ATGACAAAGGTAGAAAAAATTAAGCAAACACGGCAGCAAACTAAAGAAAGAAGAAAAAATCAGATACCTGTGATGTATCAACTAAAAATTAATCTCAACTCTGCCTCAGAAGAAACAAAAGAAAAACTTTTTAAATTGTTTTTAGAAGCGAAATGGCTGTACAACTACATTGTTGCTGACATTGAAAACAGACTTGACAGTAATGCAGAAAAGTTAAAAGAAGTTGAAATAAAGGTCGGGGAAAATTTCGAAAAAAGAAAAATTGAAAATCTCAGTTCACAGATGAAGCAGGCACTAAGAGAAAGAATAAAGCAGAATTTGTACTCTCTTCATGTACAAAAAGAAAACGGATATAGAACAGGTAAACTGCAATTCAAGCATTGTGTTAATTCAATACCCCTTAAGCAATACGGGAACACTTTCAAGTTTGGTAACCAGCAAAAGACCATAGTTAAGATACAGGGTATTAAAAAACCTTTGAGGGTACTGGGTGGGCATCAAATTCCCGAAGATAGCGAAATAGCAAAAGCAGAACTGGTAAGAAGACCAAGTGGCATTTATCTTTTTGTAACCTGCTACATAGACAGGGATAAACACACAAAAGTTTGGGAACAAAGAAAGAACAAGAAAGGTGTAGTAAAACCGAGGGTATGGCAGATATTCGATGTTGCTGCTGGAATTGATTTTAAGCCTACTGGACTGGTACTATCAAACAGGCTCAAACTTGAATGGCGGATAAAGGAGACAAAACGCTTGAAGGAGTTGCAGAAACAACTTGCACGCCAGCAGAAAGGTTCTAAAAGATGGTACAAAACAAAGGAAAAGATTGCAAGAGAGTATGAAAAGTTAACGAACATCAAGTATGACATAATTAATAAAACCTGTTCATTTTTGTACAGATACAGGAAAATATGTTTTCAGGAAGACAATATCAAGAGCTGGAAGGATGGATATTTTTCAAAATCAGTACACTACAGCGCAGTAGGGACAATTAAGAGAAGACTGAGCGACAGTCTTCGGGTTTCTACTGCGGTGGTCAAAAGCAACGTACCAACCACAAAAACATGTAGCAGTTGTGGCAGTCAACAGAAAATTTCGCTATCTGACAGAATTTTCAGGTGTGCAGTGTGTGGTCTGGAAATTGATAGGGATTTAAACGCAACGATAAACATGTTGAAGGAAGTAGGGCTGGACCGGTCCGAACTTAAGCCCGTGGAGTGGGAGACCGCTGCCAGGATATTCAGGGGCAATCCCTATATCCTGGTAAGTCATACCACGTAG